A window of Synechococcus sp. MEDNS5 contains these coding sequences:
- a CDS encoding cryptochrome/photolyase family protein — MEITLVFPHQLFADHPAISKGRPVALIEDPLLFGTDPQWPIRVHRQRLLLHRASMTVYAETLRGKGYTVFHRRHHQASTTEDHLQALLESGFVSYHLADPLDHLLEKRLRRFVDRTGGVLQILDSPMLLTPASMVEEHFATGRKPFMAKFYEHQRRRMGLLLDGDGGPLGGQWSFDADNRKKLPKGISVPAEPFHDSGAEVEQARRELEAEHCPGIGSWEPFGYPIRHEDAERWLQTFLDHRFRDFGAYEDAISTQYRVMWHSVLTPMLNVGLLTPQQVLDRTLERAADGDIPLNSLEGFIRQIVGWREFMAVMYRRHGVVMRNSNFWEFEDRPIPDAFYTGTTGLPPVDDAISHALSSGYCHHIERLMLLGNIMLLCGFHPQRVYQWFMELFVDAYDWVMVPNVFGMSQFADGGLFTTKPYLSGSNYVRKMSDYKKGGWCDVWDGLFWSFIKRHEDFFRKQYRLAMMARNLDRMDPGTLLNHQRCASGFLDGLV; from the coding sequence ATGGAGATCACCCTGGTATTCCCCCATCAGCTGTTTGCGGACCATCCGGCCATCAGCAAGGGGCGTCCCGTGGCCCTGATCGAGGACCCACTCCTCTTCGGCACGGATCCGCAATGGCCGATCCGAGTGCACAGGCAGCGCCTTCTGCTGCACAGGGCCTCAATGACGGTGTATGCGGAGACGTTGCGGGGTAAGGGTTACACCGTTTTCCATCGCCGCCATCACCAAGCGAGCACCACCGAAGATCACCTTCAAGCCCTGCTGGAATCTGGGTTCGTCAGCTACCACCTGGCTGATCCGCTCGACCACCTGCTCGAGAAACGCTTGCGGCGGTTCGTGGACCGCACGGGGGGAGTACTGCAGATCCTGGACTCGCCGATGCTTCTCACTCCGGCTTCGATGGTTGAGGAGCACTTCGCCACCGGCCGCAAACCCTTTATGGCCAAGTTCTATGAGCATCAGCGCCGGCGGATGGGGTTGCTTCTCGACGGCGACGGAGGACCGCTTGGGGGCCAATGGAGTTTCGATGCCGACAATCGCAAGAAGCTCCCAAAAGGGATCAGCGTTCCAGCCGAGCCCTTTCATGACAGTGGTGCCGAAGTCGAACAAGCTCGTCGAGAACTCGAGGCTGAGCACTGTCCTGGCATCGGCAGCTGGGAGCCCTTCGGTTACCCGATTCGGCATGAGGATGCGGAACGATGGTTGCAGACGTTCCTTGACCATCGCTTCCGTGACTTTGGTGCTTATGAGGATGCGATCAGCACCCAGTACCGGGTGATGTGGCACAGCGTTCTCACGCCGATGCTCAACGTGGGTCTGCTAACGCCACAACAGGTTCTTGACCGCACCCTCGAGCGTGCTGCGGACGGTGACATTCCTCTCAATTCTCTGGAGGGATTCATTCGTCAGATCGTCGGATGGCGGGAATTCATGGCCGTGATGTATCGCCGGCATGGTGTGGTCATGCGCAACAGCAATTTCTGGGAGTTTGAGGACAGACCAATCCCTGACGCCTTCTACACCGGGACAACGGGACTTCCTCCGGTTGATGACGCCATCAGCCATGCCCTGAGCAGTGGCTACTGCCATCACATCGAACGGCTGATGCTGCTCGGCAACATCATGCTTCTCTGCGGCTTTCATCCCCAAAGGGTGTACCAGTGGTTCATGGAGCTGTTTGTCGACGCCTACGACTGGGTGATGGTTCCGAACGTCTTTGGCATGAGCCAGTTCGCTGACGGAGGGCTCTTCACCACCAAGCCCTACCTCTCAGGCTCGAACTATGTCCGCAAGATGTCCGACTACAAAAAGGGTGGCTGGTGTGATGTCTGGGACGGTTTGTTCTGGAGTTTCATCAAACGGCACGAAGACTTCTTCCGAAAGCAGTACCGACTGGCGATGATGGCGAGGAATCTTGATCGCATGGATCCAGGCACGCTCCTGAATCACCAGCGTTGTGCGTCTGGGTTTCTTGACGGGCTGGTCTGA
- the hemJ gene encoding protoporphyrinogen oxidase HemJ, whose amino-acid sequence MTLPAEAYLWFKTLHIVGVVVWFAGLFYLVRLFIYHVEAEELAPDLSLAFKNQYGLMEKRLANIITTPGMIVAVSMAVGLLVAQPTWLQQGWMHTKLAFVAALLVYHWFCYRLMGQLQAGHCQWSGKQLRALNELPTLLLVIVVMLVVFKSQFPTSAATWFIVGLVVFMAASIQFYARWRRLKAESIAAESGHAS is encoded by the coding sequence ATGACGCTTCCTGCCGAGGCCTATCTCTGGTTCAAGACCCTCCACATCGTGGGTGTAGTGGTCTGGTTTGCAGGCCTCTTCTATCTTGTCCGTCTTTTCATCTATCACGTGGAGGCCGAGGAGCTGGCCCCTGACCTGAGTCTGGCCTTCAAAAACCAGTACGGGCTGATGGAAAAGCGACTGGCGAACATCATTACGACCCCCGGGATGATCGTGGCCGTGTCGATGGCCGTCGGATTGCTGGTCGCGCAACCGACATGGCTGCAACAGGGATGGATGCACACCAAGCTTGCTTTTGTAGCAGCTCTGCTTGTTTATCACTGGTTCTGCTACAGGCTGATGGGTCAACTACAGGCAGGTCACTGTCAGTGGAGTGGAAAGCAGTTGCGTGCTTTGAATGAACTGCCAACGCTGCTCCTGGTGATCGTGGTGATGCTGGTGGTCTTCAAATCTCAGTTCCCGACTAGTGCAGCCACCTGGTTCATCGTGGGGCTCGTGGTCTTCATGGCTGCTTCCATCCAGTTCTATGCCCGGTGGCGCCGGTTAAAAGCTGAATCCATCGCTGCGGAGTCCGGTCATGCCAGCTGA
- a CDS encoding PHP domain-containing protein: MPADLHPLRAILETVGPESCPSELNFHCHTICSDGSLQPEDLIQQASSNGLRHLAVTDHHSTAAYLPMQTWLRAQQTDGQSVPTLWSGMEISCILRGCLVHMLALGFEPGHPTLAVYNRGDAVVGEALRADSVVKAIHDAGGLAVLAHPARYRLGFRELIDAAADLGIDGGEAWYDYDMQPQWQWTPMVCEQIDAQLKNLGLLRTCGTDSHGVDLRGR; this comes from the coding sequence ATGCCAGCTGATCTGCACCCCCTTCGAGCGATTCTTGAGACAGTCGGTCCTGAGAGCTGCCCCAGTGAGCTCAATTTTCACTGCCACACCATCTGCAGTGATGGCAGCCTTCAACCGGAGGATCTGATCCAACAGGCCAGCAGCAATGGCCTGCGTCACCTCGCGGTCACAGATCACCATTCGACTGCTGCCTACCTGCCCATGCAGACATGGCTGCGGGCGCAGCAGACCGATGGCCAATCAGTGCCAACACTCTGGTCTGGGATGGAAATCAGCTGCATTCTTCGTGGCTGTCTGGTTCATATGTTGGCCCTCGGTTTCGAACCGGGACATCCGACGTTGGCGGTCTACAACCGTGGAGATGCCGTTGTCGGAGAAGCACTGCGTGCTGACAGCGTGGTCAAGGCCATTCACGACGCTGGAGGTTTGGCCGTTCTCGCTCACCCTGCTCGTTACAGGTTGGGATTCCGTGAATTGATCGATGCCGCTGCCGATCTGGGTATCGACGGTGGCGAAGCCTGGTACGACTACGACATGCAACCGCAGTGGCAGTGGACTCCCATGGTCTGTGAACAGATCGATGCTCAGTTGAAGAACCTTGGCCTTTTGCGTACGTGTGGAACCGACAGCCACGGAGTTGACCTGAGAGGTCGCTAA